One region of Salvia miltiorrhiza cultivar Shanhuang (shh) chromosome 3, IMPLAD_Smil_shh, whole genome shotgun sequence genomic DNA includes:
- the LOC131018355 gene encoding F-box/kelch-repeat protein At3g23880-like: MDFLNKKTGSSVHSLHLHQEIIEEEILPRLPVKSLLRFRCVSKSWHSLIGSERFIKTHLKNSTNNQNYAHWKVILNSRKHGMVHCSMLSYLNEERVNLSPIDDNLMITTDLVVGCCNGLVCVVNADEFCFFVLNPATRISIELPEIDHLIHHLQFTKLGFGWEEESGAYKVFVGVFYEYGDERLGKVYSSKTNSWKTVEHGCLDWHCTSGKFACGRLHWVAVSGGHTYIESFDLKSEVFETMELPCKLRKGDGIRPWLWVIEGCLSVVCDDYGNGKRRVWIMKEYGVKESWVEEISKPSKKIRRCCEAFFYPESLVSPIPQDNLH; encoded by the coding sequence ATGGATTTTCTGAACAAGAAAACCGGCAGCTCTGTACATTCTCTCCATCTCCATCAAGAAATCATCGAAGAAGAAATATTGCCAAGATTGCCTGTGAAATCACTCTTGAGATTCAGGTGCGTTTCGAAATCGTGGCACTCTTTAATAGGCAGCGAACGTTTCATCAAAACTCACCTCAAGAATTCAACAAACAACCAAAATTACGCTCATTGGAAAGTAATCTTGAACTCTAGAAAACATGGAATGGTCCACTGCTCTATGCTCTCCTACTTGAATGAAGAGAGGGTAAATTTATCGCCCATCGATGATAATCTGATGATCACTACTGATCTCGTTGTGGGTTGTTGCAATGGGCTTGTGTGCGTTGTCAACGCCGATGAGTTTTGCTTCTTTGTGTTGAACCCAGCCACTAGAATCTCCATCGAACTACCCGAAATAGACCACCTTATTCATCATCTTCAATTTACGAAATTAGGGTTTGGTTGGGAAGAAGAGAGTGGCGCATACAAGGTGTTTGTTGGTGTGTTTTATGAATATGGTGACGAGAGATTGGGTAAGGTTTACAGCTCGAAGACGAATTCATGGAAGACGGTGGAGCACGGGTGCCTCGACTGGCATTGCACTTCAGGGAAGTTTGCGTGTGGGAGGCTTCACTGGGTCGCAGTGAGTGGCGGACATACATATATTGAATCCTTCGACTTGAAGAGTGAGGTGTTTGAGACGATGGAGCTACCGTGCAAATTACGAAAAGGCGACGGGATTCGCCCGTGGCTGTGGGTGATAGAGGGATGCCTTAGTGTGGTGTGTGATGATTATGGTAATGGGAAACGCAGAGTTTGGATTATGAAGGAGTATGGAGTGAAGGAGTCTTGGGTGGAAGAGATCTCTAAGCCAAGCAAGAAAATTAGACGTTGTTGCGAAGCGTTTTTCTATCCTGAGAGTTTAGTCTCACCAATTCCTCAAGATAATTTGCACTAG
- the LOC131018356 gene encoding probable disease resistance RPP8-like protein 4: MDKLRYFSAHFAVGLTNITTWKNIECLRHVSHEYWMKCRSTLTSSCNLRELGIRFYDPIEHQGLIKVRASLEKLQNLIILHLTMSLYCVTDLAIAVPQLTNLTKLKLKGKMPKCPTASMFPPNLSHLTLIGSELHDDPMAELGKLPKLLFLKIQNNGYCSETMVVLCHGFPCLESLSFGNLHGLKGVFIEEGGMPKLKHLRIHDCFNLKTWNLPQHINIYVIE; the protein is encoded by the coding sequence ATGGACAAGCTTCGTTACTTCAGCGCACATTTTGCCGTTGGACTGACGAACATAACCACGTGGAAAAATATTGAGTGTTTGAGACACGTAAGCCACGAATATTGGATGAAGTGCAGATCAACTCTAACGAGTAGTTGCAATCTTCGTGAATTAGGCATACGTTTTTATGATCCGATAGAGCATCAAGGGTTGATCAAAGTGAGAGCGTCGTTGGAGAAGTTGCAGAATCTTATCATACTTCACTTAACAATGTCTTTGTATTGTGTTACTGACCTAGCAATAGCTGTGCCGCAGCTCACTAATCTCACCAAACTTAAACTGAAAGGTAAGATGCCCAAATGTCCAACTGCGAGTATGTTCCCTCCAAATCTTTCTCACCTCACGTTGATTGGTTCCGAGCTACATGATGATCCGATGGCAGAGCTGGGTAAGCTTCCAAAGCTGTTATTCCTCAAGATTCAAAATAACGGTTACTGCAGTGAAACGATGGTAGTTTTGTGCCACGGGTTCCCCTGTCTCGAATCCTTGTCGTTTGGAAATTTGCATGGACTCAAGGGTGTCTTCATTGAAGAAGGTGGAATGCCGAAGCTCAAACATCTCCGAATCCATGATTGCTTCAATCTGAAGACTTGGAATCTGCCGCAACACATCAACATATATGTTATTGAATAA